In Vespa velutina chromosome 1, iVesVel2.1, whole genome shotgun sequence, the following proteins share a genomic window:
- the LOC124956115 gene encoding uncharacterized protein LOC124956115 isoform X1 codes for MKVGLLKNFLYYFSLRQGTVLIAIIQLFMSGFSMMFFVLALAHAMGIQEMVVRDTEDALEREALEDISSNHLNTKKMDMAHHNATETVYSMYCGLVITVIHFMTTILLLYGALTNNRHFMAPWMMVMMTIISALTISLFLVEQDCPFIAILGGKADICERAIVLLFVITSSYIWFVVYSTYKSLEIKKGLMHEVHNVKKYALPIAEGSKSFHVSATKPYEV; via the exons ATGAAGGTAGGACTActgaaaaactttttatattactttagtCTCCGGCAAGGTACCGTGTTAATTGCTATAATACAATTG TTCATGTCCGGATTTAGTATGATGTTTTTCGTATTGGCATTGGCACACGCTATGGGGATTCAAGAAATGGTGGTGAGAGACACCGAGGATGCTCTCGAAAGAGAAGCTTTAGAGGATATATCCTCGAATCATCTCAATACTAAAAAAATGGACATGGCTCATCATAATGCTACTg AGACCGTTTATTCCATGTATTGTGGACTGGTGATCACGGTGATACACTTCATGACTACGATCCTTTTGCTTTACGGAGCATTAacg aACAATCGTCATTTTATGGCACCATGGATGATGgtaatgatgacgataatatcggcaTTGACCATATCCCTGTTCCTGGTTGAACAAGACTGTCCATTCATCGCTATTCTCGGCGGAAAGGCAGACATTTGCGAAC GCGCGATCGTGTTGTTATTTGTTATCACGAGTTCCTACATATGGTTCGTCGTATATAGTACGTATAAGAGtcttgaaataaagaaaggattgATGCACGAAGTACACAATGTCAAGAAATATGCATTACCGATAGCGGAAGGTTCGAAATCATTTCATGTATCTGCTACCAAGCCCTATGAGgtttaa
- the LOC124956115 gene encoding uncharacterized protein LOC124956115 isoform X2, producing MTIIIFSQFMSGFSMMFFVLALAHAMGIQEMVVRDTEDALEREALEDISSNHLNTKKMDMAHHNATETVYSMYCGLVITVIHFMTTILLLYGALTNNRHFMAPWMMVMMTIISALTISLFLVEQDCPFIAILGGKADICERAIVLLFVITSSYIWFVVYSTYKSLEIKKGLMHEVHNVKKYALPIAEGSKSFHVSATKPYEV from the exons ATGACAATAATCATCTTTTCTCAGTTCATGTCCGGATTTAGTATGATGTTTTTCGTATTGGCATTGGCACACGCTATGGGGATTCAAGAAATGGTGGTGAGAGACACCGAGGATGCTCTCGAAAGAGAAGCTTTAGAGGATATATCCTCGAATCATCTCAATACTAAAAAAATGGACATGGCTCATCATAATGCTACTg AGACCGTTTATTCCATGTATTGTGGACTGGTGATCACGGTGATACACTTCATGACTACGATCCTTTTGCTTTACGGAGCATTAacg aACAATCGTCATTTTATGGCACCATGGATGATGgtaatgatgacgataatatcggcaTTGACCATATCCCTGTTCCTGGTTGAACAAGACTGTCCATTCATCGCTATTCTCGGCGGAAAGGCAGACATTTGCGAAC GCGCGATCGTGTTGTTATTTGTTATCACGAGTTCCTACATATGGTTCGTCGTATATAGTACGTATAAGAGtcttgaaataaagaaaggattgATGCACGAAGTACACAATGTCAAGAAATATGCATTACCGATAGCGGAAGGTTCGAAATCATTTCATGTATCTGCTACCAAGCCCTATGAGgtttaa
- the LOC124956109 gene encoding UPF0193 protein EVG1-like, producing the protein MERNYQKVGMGVGAFHNPPRGKYSEETKNLIKLLMQESKVGMSQRKVIQDAVNKGESLPPSRKSNIGDKQKSKEPQVMFPSLWKKRSQNMILNSGAYEREQYRRTAPLPNKEKQKRQLACLMAYGKEMPETPRGPKILHKARREPKLNEEDPFEYIIKGIRERMEFLNDMECLGMGKKYRSIIQQEIAQKFRLMESIDKERSTEIRKELQKFKEERPPPKPFPLGDLDEN; encoded by the exons ATGGAACGAAATTATCAAAAAGTTGGCATGGGTGTTGGAGCTTTTCATAATCCACCAAGAGGAAAATACAGCGAGGAAACGAAGAACCTAATTAAAC TTTTGATGCAAGAATCGAAAGTAGGCATGAGTCAAAGGAAAGTTATTCAAGATGCTGTTAATAAAGGTGAATCTCTTCCACCATCTCGAAAATCTAATATAGGAGATAAGCAAAAATCGAAGGAACCTCAG gTAATGTTTCCCAGTCTTTGGAAAAAACGCTCTCAAAATATGATCCTTAATAGTGGTGCTTATGAAAGGGAACAATATCGACGAACTGCACCCTTAC CTAacaaggaaaaacaaaaacgtcAATTAGCTTGTTTAATGGCTTATGGAAAGGAAATGCCCGAAACTCCACGCGGCCCGAAAATTCTTCACAAAGCAAGAAGGGAACCTAAATTGAACGAAGAAGATCCCTTTGAATATa TTATCAAGGGAATACGCGAAAGAATGGAATTTTTGAATGACATGGAATGCCTTGGAATGGGTAAAAAGTATCGATCCATTATACAACAGGAGATAGCTCAAAAGTTTCGATTAATGGAATCcattgataaagaaagatctacagaaattcgaaaagaattacaaaaatttaaagaGGAACGACCACCACCAAAACCATTCCCTTTGGGTGATTTAGATGAAAATTGA